The nucleotide window TTAGGCCTCCAAGACCTAAACAACCAATTAGGAGGCCACATTCTACTCCAGCACCTACCCCACCTTCTGCTCCAGCACCTTCTCCAAGACTAACCATCTCTGCAGCACCACAGAGGCCTACCCAGTCAGCATCACCTGAAACACTTGCTGCTACAAGTTCTGGCACAGCTTCAAGAATCTTCAAGTTCATGCCAACACCTGGACTAAGGCTTCCAAAATAGATTTGGGCCTACTGTGTCAACATACTTTTATGAGTTTAATACAACTTTGTCATATTTTGTTATGTTATTAGTACATCTTATTGAGACAATGTGGTCTGTCTATGTTTGGTTATTATGTTGATAGTGCATGGCACTGCACCTTTTTTTTGTGGAAGATCTTAGTATTTCTTGCAAAACTTAAAGACTAGCTACCTTTTTGTGTTAAACTTTGGTTATATGGAATGCAAGTATGGTACTTGGATTTAAGTATGTCTGATTTGATTCTATTTCTAATGTAACTTTTCTTTATCCAGAAAATACTCATCATTCATTTACTCATCGTTCATTGCTTGTCCTAGCACTTACAAATTAGAGTTGCATAAACAAAAGCTAACACTGTAATTACTTGTTACACTATATAACATAAGATAAAATCTTccttaaactaactaaatcctatCTACAAGAAGACAGACCATAAATCCTAGTATGAAAAAGAACACAGGACAGCAGCACCCAAACCATCGTCTATTCTCAACggcattcttattcttcttctcaaATGCATCAAGCAATTCTTTCAGCTTTTTCACCTTCTCCGCCAGAGCATCATCATCCTCTCCACCATGACCATCACATTGAAATACCCTATCAAACCACACAAAGAAATCACAGTGGGGAGTTTTTTCCTGCCCATAAAAATAGAAGGGTTTATAGTACAACATCATCAGAAATCATGTTTTACAtacaaaaaaagtttaaaatcatCAATACATTACCTTGTAAAAAAGACAGCCAAAGAAAGGTCTTTTCGGATTTTTCTCCGTTCCAGACTCTACAATTATGGCATAGGCTCCACAATGACATCTTGGAGTTTCTCCTTTGGCGACTCTGAACCTACCGCCGTGGGCAGAAGCACTGTAACACTTCCGTCACCACTACCTTTAACTCGCCGTCGATATGAACTTCCACAACTATCTCTGGCAGCCATTGTTAACACTATACCCTTTGTTAATTAGGGTTTCggcaaaaggaagaagaagattttgatTTCACACGTCGTTTCATGGCTATCTGTAATTTTTCATTGTCGTTTTTGTACAATCCACCCTAGGGACCACGTTGTCTGCTTTCCCACGTGTCTCTTATCATCTGTGTCACCAACTCATTGTGACACATTGGATTTCGCCGTTAGACTTTAACAGACCAATTTAACGGAAGGATCAATTGGTCTGACGCCAAAAAACGTTGAGGACCAACGAagtgattaattttagttgagGACTAAAACGTCCACTTTGAAATTCCTTAGGGACCAATTTGGGtaaatactcattttttttaaaagcaaaaataaaatttttcttggaATACTCACATCAAGAGTTAAATACAAGCTCACTCATATATGAGTACAAGAGTAGACATGTATATTAAGTGACAGAATGCCTGATTCCTAAAACAATAACAAATGCAATACACAATAAAGAACCCTAAAAATATTCAAAGTATCTATGAACATAATAACAGTGCAAAGTACATTTAACTAGCCCTTAAACCTGTTACAAGCACAATGAAGTATTTCCATAATCCATCTTAATAACAATGCCATTTGAAATAAGATCATTACTTTAGTAATAGGCTTTTGAGCATTCAAGCAAGTCACAACATCTTTCACCTCTACAGTAACACCAAGGATTGGATGCAGTTAAAATATATGGACAGTTTTGGTATGTAATAATTCAATATTtgaaagaaacagaaaaattgATTCGAAACTTACTAGAGTAAAATTGAACCTTTTTATCTAACTTGCGATTGGACTTCGATTCCTCCCTGCAAAAGCGAGAGAAGAACATAAATAACTGCAAACTCCAACTCAAGTCGCAAAGTAGATTTTAAACTTTGGAAACTAGGAAAACAGGGAAGAAGGgaaaaatattaactttttcCCTGGCCACGGACAGAAAAGCCAGCGAGGATTGGAACGACGTGCCGAGCTACCTGGATTCCAGACAGAGGAAAGAGGAAGAAGCGAAAGCGCTGAGTCTGGGGACGTCGGCGGCAAAGAACCTAGGGCTAGGGTTTTGCTGTTTTGATTTGGGATTTTCACTACTTTGCTTCAGAGGGGGACACGAATGATTAGGGAAATTGGAAAGGATGAAAAacgattgattttttatttttttgatatgttTTGCTTTGCTTCAGAGGAGGACACAAATGATTGGGGGAattggagaagatgaagaacgattaattttttttatatgtttttgctttgttgtttaaattaattgaaactataaaattatgattaattgaattctagaatttgattaatttaaaagggtatttttgtctaatcaaaTAAAGTAAAGATGTTTAACACCttttataaaattgaataaaaaatatttttttatttttatttaattaaagagATATATTAGTAAAAGtggtgatataatatatatttaaaaaaaattaaatactgaTGTGGAAAATAAATTCCACATGGCTTGTTACTACTTATCCATATTTTAAACGTATCGGTACGTATGAATTTATCATCGTATCGTAACAAATacctatttttaattaaattgtatacgtatttataatttagatattatttttaaatgaaacctagaataaataataaataaaattttttaaaactagaAAATTACTTTCCGACTGAGTGGTGTAACTCGGAAACAAGGAAAACCTTCAACAATCTTTCCGAAATCAGGGTGAGGTACATGTAAATTTAGTGTCTGAACTTATGTATTTTAGAttagaaaatataataattttgtaattttgtaattttgtgACTTTATTAGCCTTAACAACATACAAATTAACTAACAAcgtaatatatttattaattagtaacGTAAATATTCTTATTTAATCATAATCTCGCCCAGTATTATTCTTGTCCGGAACACGTCCACGTTGAACCAAATTGCTGCAGAACAAAAGGACTATTCTAATTTTTACAAGTGAATGAATTATCTGGGTTAATATCCACGCACTGTTaatattttggaaaaagaaTGCACTAATAAAGATTGTATTTGAAATTTGTGGCCTTTTGCTGCACATGTGCTATAAAATAAGCCCCGAGTCTTATCACGGACAAAAGTCGTTGAGGCATGAACTGGTAGTCTGATTGTAGatatgataataaataaataaataagagaggAAAGAAATTTTGCTAAGGGAAAAGACTAAGTGGAAGGAAGAATAAATAACTCAACATTATTTATTAGCACCTACTCAAtgttaaaacaattttttttttacaaaaaaatcttgtgttaaaacttaaaagtatgttttatttgttcagtgatatttaaaaaaaaattaaaatcaaattttataattcatcatctaataataagaaaagatacatctttacataaaaatagttgtaaaatctttataataatatcactttacttattttaaaaattaaattcaccaATGATCACTGCCGACTGCCCAACTCTCATAATGCGTGGGGTGGTACGAAAGTCATATATCATTTGTTGTTTATGACTTTATTTAGAGGAAATTAAAGATCTTCGAtaataattggaaaataaaaaggttaactATGACATGGAGATTTGACGCTCCATAATACGAGAGTTTATTCCACATGAATAATGTTGAACTGGTTGCCACTATCTCACATGCAGTTCCTTGAAATAAGATGAAAGAAACAAGAATATTAAAATTCAGGgtttaatttcttattattgCTTGTTCTTAATTTACGGGATAACCATGACTCAGAAGGTGACTTGGGCAATGGCGGAAGCAACACAGCTCTGcggcacagaccaaaaggccaTCCCTCACAGTGACAAAACTCCTGAATCACCGAACGCCTCCAGAATTTTGACACGTCAACAACGTCCTTCAAGCTTGAACAACGAGAAAGGCTTGTCTTCACTGAATAGAATGCTTCTCCACCACTCATCACAGAACTCCCACCACAGCACGAGAAACAGCTCTTAACAGAAAAGAATTCTTCACTTTGTTTGTACTGTTCTTGATTATCATCCCCCtccaccaccatcaccacccTTTCTTGTGATGGTGCTGCCATTTCCTGAGTCATATACTTCAGTTCATTTGTTACAGGAGTGTACACCCAAGAAAAGCTGTGTCTCAACACGTTCGGCTTCTGCTTCTGTTTTTCCATGACTCCGCTTATAATTGCTGACATAACCACCTGAAGAAGCAGAATATATGTTAATAAAGAGttaaaagaacaagaacaacCATAATGGATGATTATATATGAGTTTAAAGATAAAGATTTAACGTACTTCGAGTTCCTCTTCGATGTCGCTCATTGGATACTCTTCTTCAAGGCTTGCATTTGAAAGCCTTCCACCAAAAGTCTGGCAAAGAGAAAACAATTCCTTCAGAGTTTCTACCATACATTTGCATCTCTTGGATTGGTGTTGGTGATTTGGTTGTTGCTCTTCATTGTAGAAGACACCCATGTTTGAAATTCATTCATCAATtcagagaggagagagagtgattTATATTTGTGGTGCTATACTGCTATATCGGTTTTGTGGATTCACATTAGTTAGTGCTTGTGATAGAATTTGACATGATTTATTATTGATAGTGGCTTTGCAGCGTACAGAAAGCACTTAAAAGAAAAAGGCTTTCCGTTCTTTAAGGTAAAGACAAAGTTAAAAATGTGCTCAAGACATTTTAACTAATGACTCAATTTAGGATTCAAATGTTTGTTTGACTTCAATAAGTACTATGGTTTGAGGAAATTTTGTGTGTACTTGGGATTAAACATGAGGTTACTAATAAGACCGTGACATGGGACACCTTTGTTTTTCGGCGTATTATGTTACCTGTTGTGAGCATAATAAATGCCTAAATGGCTTCAACGGGTAACCTTCAACTACTTTGTTTAATTGTATGTGATGTAAGTGGTGGTGCCTAGTCAGAGTAAACACTTTAAGTTAAAGTCATGGGGTTAATACGACGTGCCACCGAATAAACGCTGCTATCGAAGAGATTTGCTTAGATTGGTTACCCTTCAATTAAAGTTATACATATTGAATAAACAAGACACTGAAGACAGGTAGCATTAGGAAATGTTAGCTTAAATAATCTCTTATCCTGATGCTGATTAAACATAGCAGTCAGGATTTTAGGTGAAAGAACGAACCTTCTGTCAACAATTTAATTCATTGCAATTGAATGCACAAACAAAGGCTCTAGATGTTTCTCTAGACTTGAGGTACCAGATTAACATGTGATAACTACAAATTCTGAAAAATTCTACGTTTGTATTGTGCAAGTTTAAGCCACCTATTTGACTTTAACTACTTACTTCCTAACAGAGTTTCCACACAAAAAGTTAAACTCCAATGGATCAACAAAGCACATCTTGAAGGATGCATAGATGTAAATAGAAAAGGAAGTTAGGGTGGAGATCCTCATCAACATGCTCAACATGAACAAGCATTATGCTGCTATTAATAGGATTCCAAATCCCATGGAGAACAATCAATTATGTTACTTATCAGAGATAGCTTACAACAAACAACTCCCTTTTCTGTAAAAGTCACATTTCCTCAGTGTTAATGCTATCAAATAACTTACAACAAATGATCTCCTTGTCGGTTAAAGTCACATTCCCTAACTGTAAACTTAAACCGACCATGGTGAAAAAATCCTTGGCACTGAGATGTCTTCCTTTTGACCAAAACCAAGTCCTAAATGACCATGGAAAAATGGTTTGCAACCCAGTTCATTTCGTTATAAAAAAAGCACATGTTCGGGAAAAGTAGAAGAATCCAGCGGTGCAGCACAGGCTTTGCCTGAACTAGCTTTGTGGTCTTATAGTATACAAGGCAGCATCTGGTTGAAGATCAACTATGGTGTTGGTCATGTGCTTCATACACTAACAATTCCAGAGACCCATGGAACAACCACTGGTGCTGATTGGTGTGAGTTCCGATACCATTCAGGATATTTATCCTTAAAATTCAATCGAGGTTTCTCAGCCTGAATTCAGAACATTGAATAAAGTAAATTAGCCGGCCGAAGGAAAAACACGCCCAAGTGGGAAAATTTTAGATCAGACAATATATGCTATTATGTAACCTTTTATCCCTCCAGACCTTGGAGAATACAATTATCTAAAGTTATGCAAATATATAGAGGGGGAGTCAAACTATTGAACCATGAGATACGACTTACATATTTAAGCCAGCATTCCTGATGTTTGTGTTGATATCTATCTGGTGAATGACACCCAAACTCAGATGGGCAATAAACCCAAATATTGCATTTCTTTTGACCTTCTTTGGCATGTTTCGCATGATCCAAGCAAGCTTGACAGCAATCAGCTGCACTAGCCTTGTGGTGGGTGAGACCCCATCTTACTGCATCACCATCATAATCTGTGTGAAGTTCAGCATGGCACTCAGGTGGAAGGGACCTGCCAGGAAGAACCTCCTCCTCTGCAGAGAATAATATATGCTTTTGAATACAAAGAATAAATAACTTCAAAGAGGAAAAAGCTTACGGGAATACTTCTTCCAAACTCTATCACAATGTATGCAGGGTTAAGTGATTCTGGGAAACCAGTATAGTATAGAGAGGAATGTTTTATATACATTCATTGCATACCACGGGGTACCGAGGGAAGATTAAAAGTCTACAAtcagaataataaaatagactGGAGATATGGATAATACCAAACCCCTCTGCACCCTCAGGTTTGTCTTCATGTTCTGTATTAACAACTTGAACAGGTATCCAAAGGCCAATCTCTTCACAAATTGCAGCCCAATCAGACTCCAATGCTCTTGCTAGCATACCTAGGAGATGGAAATAAACACTTAAGCACAAGGTATAAAAGATTTGTAAAAAATTCATTGCTTGTTTGAACGAACATGCTGCATTATTTCAAAGTATCACACAATCAACTTTTATAAACATAGCAGAAAATGTTCATACCAGCCTCTTCATGGGGAATGGCTGAGTTGGAAGTCCTACTCACAAGAGCCAACTTAGCCTCTCTCAGTTTTTCCATTCGCCAATTTTCAACTGcttctgtattttttaaaaCGTAATATCACCAAATCGAGCAAGAATGGACAGAATTAAGTGAGGTAAGCCAGTAAAATGTTATCCAAATTCTTTGAACATATACAAGATAAGACCACCAAAGTTTAGAATCTAA belongs to Arachis duranensis cultivar V14167 chromosome 8, aradu.V14167.gnm2.J7QH, whole genome shotgun sequence and includes:
- the LOC107460367 gene encoding uncharacterized protein LOC107460367, which produces MGVFYNEEQQPNHQHQSKRCKCMVETLKELFSLCQTFGGRLSNASLEEEYPMSDIEEELEVVMSAIISGVMEKQKQKPNVLRHSFSWVYTPVTNELKYMTQEMAAPSQERVVMVVEGDDNQEQYKQSEEFFSVKSCFSCCGGSSVMSGGEAFYSVKTSLSRCSSLKDVVDVSKFWRRSVIQEFCHCEGWPFGLCRRAVLLPPLPKSPSESWLSRKLRTSNNKKLNPEF
- the LOC107460420 gene encoding uncharacterized protein LOC107460420, with product MARSNSSYKKITLLLCFFNIALLLYALRTLYASLYIYSGNVSRNSVLYNPDQIRKMEESIRIRKEFKPEELIKLVKDLEGEFSTETAAVELPPPLKQSIIDEILQRLTNLNSTRTDIAKEREAVENWRMEKLREAKLALVSRTSNSAIPHEEAGMLARALESDWAAICEEIGLWIPVQVVNTEHEDKPEGAEGFEEEVLPGRSLPPECHAELHTDYDGDAVRWGLTHHKASAADCCQACLDHAKHAKEGQKKCNIWVYCPSEFGCHSPDRYQHKHQECWLKYAEKPRLNFKDKYPEWYRNSHQSAPVVVPWVSGIVSV